The Candidatus Methylomirabilota bacterium genome has a segment encoding these proteins:
- a CDS encoding sulfite exporter TauE/SafE family protein, whose amino-acid sequence ASSEPGYHAAHAGDGRGLGVTPAFASTLVGLGFIGAFTSGLVGVGGAIVMIPLVFYVPPLLGVGGLDIKMVAGVTMAQVLAGSAMGAWTHGRGAMVHGGLALWGGTAMALGSLAGAVASRFVGGRVLLIVFAIMATAALPLMFVEPAEAGPEVSAEPMPFNRAGAVCIPGAVGLLSGLVGAGGAFLLVPMLVAIMRVPLRLSIGTSLAIAGAGALLGFLGKLATGQVPLIPTIAVVAGSLPGASLGAHLSRRAPVGVLRVVLGAVIALAAARVWLDVILH is encoded by the coding sequence CCGCTAGCTCCGAGCCGGGGTATCATGCTGCCCATGCCGGAGACGGGCGTGGGTTGGGCGTGACCCCGGCTTTCGCTTCAACTCTCGTCGGCCTCGGCTTCATCGGCGCTTTCACATCGGGGCTGGTCGGGGTCGGCGGCGCCATCGTCATGATCCCGCTGGTGTTCTACGTGCCGCCCCTCCTCGGCGTGGGCGGCCTCGACATCAAGATGGTCGCGGGCGTGACCATGGCGCAGGTGCTGGCGGGCTCCGCGATGGGCGCGTGGACGCATGGCCGCGGCGCCATGGTCCATGGCGGCCTGGCTCTGTGGGGCGGAACGGCCATGGCCCTGGGCTCGCTCGCGGGCGCCGTGGCCTCTCGCTTCGTGGGCGGGCGGGTCTTGCTGATCGTCTTCGCCATCATGGCGACGGCCGCGCTGCCCCTCATGTTCGTCGAGCCCGCCGAGGCGGGCCCCGAGGTGAGCGCGGAGCCCATGCCCTTCAACCGGGCCGGGGCCGTGTGCATCCCCGGAGCCGTCGGGCTGCTGTCGGGACTGGTGGGGGCCGGCGGAGCCTTTCTGCTCGTGCCGATGCTCGTCGCGATCATGCGGGTGCCGCTGCGGCTCAGCATCGGCACCTCGCTCGCCATTGCCGGGGCGGGCGCGCTCCTGGGATTCCTGGGCAAGCTCGCCACGGGCCAGGTGCCCCTCATTCCCACCATCGCCGTGGTGGCGGGCTCATTGCCTGGCGCGAGCCTGGGCGCGCACCTGAGCCGGCGCGCTCCGGTGGGAGTGCTGCGGGTGGTGCTCGGCGCGGTCATTGCCCTGGCCGCGGCCCGCGTCTGGCTGGACGTGATCCTTCACTAG
- a CDS encoding 4Fe-4S dicluster domain-containing protein, giving the protein MRYGFVIDQRKCIGCHACTVACKEENQVPLGVNRTWVKYIEKGTFPDTRRYFSVMRCNHCDNAPCVTICPTVALYRRPDGIVDFDGDRCIGCKSCMQACPYDALYIDPETQTAAKCHYCAHRVEVALEPACVIVCPVQAIIPGDLDDPNSRIARLMASQQVSVRKPELGTQPKLFYLGADEASLTPAMQERGGRYAFAEGSRIPMPGRSNVAGAAPATSSGHEGVDLLRMARTVYDVAHAERPWGWKVSTYLWTKSVAAGSLLVAALAVIGGLPSAGTLAGLAAPLISLIFLALTTGLLVLDLKRPERFLYLLFKPNGRSWLVWGGWILMVHGILAILWLGAGWAQSDRSLIILALPMLITAAASAGYSAFLFGQAEGRDFWQSPLVLPDLLVSACLAGSASILVTSRLLGVLVDFPRGPAVGIHTAAQLGDADLALASFFVLGASLVLHGLLVFAELVGSHSTEDARRAARWLARGPCRGRFAGGVVFGGIALPLALLFIPWPSAWALGAVLALGGLWLWEDLWVRAGQALPLS; this is encoded by the coding sequence ATGCGTTACGGCTTTGTCATCGATCAAAGAAAGTGCATTGGGTGCCACGCGTGCACGGTGGCCTGCAAGGAGGAGAACCAGGTGCCGCTCGGGGTCAACCGCACCTGGGTCAAGTACATCGAGAAGGGGACGTTCCCGGACACGCGTCGCTACTTCTCCGTCATGCGCTGTAATCACTGTGACAACGCGCCGTGCGTGACCATCTGCCCCACGGTGGCGCTCTACCGCCGGCCCGACGGCATCGTGGATTTCGATGGCGACCGCTGCATCGGCTGCAAGTCGTGCATGCAGGCCTGCCCCTACGACGCGCTCTACATCGATCCCGAGACGCAGACGGCGGCCAAGTGCCACTACTGCGCGCATCGGGTCGAGGTCGCCCTCGAGCCCGCCTGCGTCATCGTGTGTCCCGTGCAGGCCATCATCCCCGGTGATCTCGACGATCCGAATTCGCGCATCGCTCGCCTCATGGCGTCTCAGCAGGTGTCCGTGCGCAAGCCGGAGCTGGGGACACAGCCCAAGCTCTTTTATCTCGGCGCCGACGAGGCCTCGCTGACTCCGGCCATGCAGGAGCGCGGCGGGCGCTATGCCTTCGCGGAAGGCAGCCGCATTCCCATGCCGGGACGGTCGAATGTCGCCGGTGCCGCGCCGGCGACCTCGAGCGGCCACGAGGGCGTGGATCTCCTGCGCATGGCGCGAACGGTCTACGACGTCGCGCACGCCGAGCGGCCCTGGGGCTGGAAGGTGTCCACCTATCTCTGGACCAAGTCTGTTGCCGCGGGGTCGCTGCTCGTGGCGGCGCTGGCGGTGATCGGCGGGCTCCCGAGCGCGGGGACCCTGGCGGGACTCGCGGCACCGCTCATCAGCCTGATTTTCCTCGCGTTGACGACAGGACTGCTCGTCCTGGACCTCAAGCGCCCCGAGCGCTTTCTCTATCTTCTCTTCAAGCCCAACGGGCGCTCCTGGCTCGTCTGGGGCGGATGGATCTTGATGGTGCACGGGATTCTCGCGATCTTGTGGCTCGGGGCGGGTTGGGCCCAGAGCGATCGGTCACTGATCATCCTCGCGTTGCCCATGCTGATCACTGCTGCGGCCTCGGCCGGCTACAGCGCCTTTCTCTTCGGCCAGGCCGAGGGCCGAGACTTCTGGCAGAGCCCCCTGGTACTCCCAGATCTCCTCGTTTCGGCGTGTCTCGCCGGAAGTGCGAGCATCCTCGTCACCTCCCGGTTGCTCGGCGTTCTAGTCGATTTCCCGAGAGGACCGGCCGTGGGCATTCACACGGCCGCCCAGCTCGGCGATGCTGATCTCGCGCTGGCCAGCTTCTTTGTCCTCGGAGCTTCGCTGGTTCTCCACGGGCTCCTCGTGTTCGCGGAGCTCGTGGGCTCTCATTCCACGGAGGATGCTCGGCGGGCCGCGCGGTGGCTCGCGCGTGGACCGTGCCGCGGCCGGTTTGCCGGGGGTGTGGTCTTCGGAGGAATCGCGTTGCCCCTCGCCCTCCTCTTCATACCGTGGCCATCAGCGTGGGCCCTCGGCGCCGTGCTTGCCCTGGGCGGGCTCTGGCTCTGGGAAGATCTCTGGGTGCGCGCGGGTCAGGCGCTGCCGCTCTCGTGA
- a CDS encoding molybdopterin-dependent oxidoreductase — protein MTDTTADPLHPHARDLDPPASGLNRYPPVMRWDDWEEYDAKAWPKRVPRRYSLIPTICFNCEAACGLLAYVDKQTLKIQKFEGNPEHPGSRGRNCAKGPATLNQVQDPERILYPLRRAGRRGEGQWERVTWSEVLDDIGGRIRKALVEGRQKEIMYHLGRPGHELVYLQRVFHAWGIDGHNSHTNVCSASARAGYAFWHGFDRPSPDHGNARFILLLSSHLEAGHYFNPHAQRIIEGKMAGAKVCVVDTRLSNTASMADYWLSPWPGTEAALLLAFVHVLLRDGTWDREFVRRWVNWEEYLIQERPGAPVDFKEFEGALEEIYAAYTPQFAETETGVPAGRIEEVAREIGRCGGALSSHVWRNASAGNLFGWEVARALELVVVLMGAVASPGGTAPSAWNKAVPAPPMMPPPAKVWSELLMPREYPLAFFEMSFLLPHFLKEGRGKLAMYFTRVYNPVWTNPDGMSWIEMLTDESRVERHACLSPIWSETAWFADYVLPMGHASERHDLMSQETHAARWIGFRQPVLRVALERQGKVFDSTWEAHEAAGLGQVWEEDEFWIELSWRIDPDGTLGIRKYFESPYRPGEKLRVNELYQWIFEHSVPGLPEAAAEQGLTPLAYMRKYGAFLIADHVYRTHETLLSEAEREGAAVDPVTRVAAKSGAGIGVLVDGQLRAGFPTPSRKLEFYSPTLKDWKWPEHAVPTYARSHVHWSQIDRTRGEMLLLPTFRLPTLIHSRSGNAKWLYEISHNNPLWLHPEDAGRFGVGTGDLLKVETEIGFFVDKVWVTESIRPGIVACSHHLGRWRLREEMGGERWSTALVDLQAQAPGQWRMRHVHGVRPFESADPDSSRVWWEDPGVHQNLTFPVHPDPVSGQHCWHQKVRVGRPAADDRYGDVFVDTNRAHEVYRQWLAMTRPAPGPGGLRRPLWLPRAFKPDAATYRLEP, from the coding sequence ATGACCGACACGACGGCCGATCCGCTTCACCCGCACGCGCGCGACCTCGACCCACCGGCCTCGGGGCTCAACCGCTATCCGCCCGTCATGCGCTGGGACGACTGGGAAGAGTACGACGCCAAGGCCTGGCCCAAGCGGGTCCCGCGCCGCTATTCGCTCATTCCCACCATCTGCTTCAACTGCGAGGCCGCCTGCGGCCTCCTGGCCTATGTGGACAAGCAGACGCTCAAGATCCAGAAGTTCGAGGGCAACCCCGAGCATCCCGGCAGCCGCGGGCGCAATTGCGCCAAGGGACCCGCCACCCTCAACCAAGTGCAGGATCCGGAGCGCATCCTGTATCCCCTCAGGCGTGCCGGGAGGCGCGGTGAAGGACAGTGGGAGCGCGTGACCTGGAGCGAGGTCCTGGACGACATCGGCGGGCGCATCCGCAAGGCACTCGTCGAGGGCAGGCAGAAGGAAATCATGTACCACCTGGGCCGGCCCGGGCACGAGCTCGTCTATCTCCAGCGCGTCTTCCATGCCTGGGGCATCGACGGCCACAACAGCCATACCAACGTCTGCTCGGCCTCCGCGCGGGCCGGCTATGCCTTCTGGCACGGCTTCGACCGGCCCTCGCCTGATCATGGCAACGCGCGCTTCATCCTGCTGCTGTCTTCCCACCTCGAGGCGGGGCACTACTTCAACCCGCATGCGCAGCGGATCATCGAAGGCAAGATGGCCGGGGCCAAGGTGTGCGTGGTCGACACGCGGCTGAGCAATACGGCCTCCATGGCCGACTACTGGCTCTCGCCGTGGCCGGGCACGGAAGCCGCGCTCCTCCTGGCCTTCGTCCACGTCCTGCTCCGCGACGGCACCTGGGACCGCGAGTTCGTCCGCCGCTGGGTCAACTGGGAGGAGTACCTGATCCAGGAGCGCCCCGGCGCGCCCGTGGACTTCAAGGAGTTCGAGGGGGCGCTGGAGGAGATCTACGCAGCCTACACGCCGCAGTTCGCCGAGACGGAGACCGGCGTGCCCGCCGGCCGCATCGAGGAGGTGGCGCGCGAGATCGGCCGCTGCGGCGGGGCGCTCTCGAGCCATGTCTGGCGCAACGCCTCGGCGGGCAACCTCTTCGGCTGGGAAGTCGCGCGCGCCCTCGAGCTGGTGGTCGTCCTCATGGGGGCCGTCGCCTCGCCGGGCGGCACGGCACCGAGCGCCTGGAACAAGGCCGTGCCCGCTCCGCCCATGATGCCGCCCCCCGCCAAGGTGTGGAGCGAGCTCCTCATGCCGCGCGAGTACCCGCTGGCCTTCTTCGAGATGAGCTTTCTCCTGCCGCACTTCCTCAAGGAAGGCCGGGGCAAGCTCGCCATGTACTTCACGCGCGTGTACAACCCCGTGTGGACCAACCCCGACGGCATGTCGTGGATCGAGATGCTGACGGATGAGTCCCGGGTCGAGCGCCACGCCTGTCTCAGTCCCATCTGGAGCGAGACGGCATGGTTCGCCGATTACGTCTTGCCCATGGGGCATGCCTCGGAGCGGCACGACCTCATGAGCCAGGAGACGCACGCGGCGCGCTGGATCGGGTTCCGCCAGCCCGTGCTCCGCGTGGCCCTCGAGCGCCAGGGCAAGGTCTTCGACTCGACGTGGGAGGCGCACGAGGCGGCGGGGCTGGGGCAGGTGTGGGAGGAAGACGAGTTCTGGATCGAGCTCTCCTGGCGTATCGATCCCGACGGGACCCTCGGCATCCGCAAGTATTTCGAGTCGCCGTACCGACCGGGGGAGAAGCTGCGCGTCAACGAGCTCTATCAGTGGATCTTCGAGCACAGCGTGCCCGGTCTGCCCGAGGCCGCGGCGGAGCAGGGGCTGACGCCGCTGGCGTACATGCGGAAGTACGGCGCGTTCCTGATCGCCGATCACGTCTATCGCACACACGAGACGCTGCTGTCGGAGGCGGAGCGTGAGGGAGCGGCGGTGGACCCGGTGACGCGGGTGGCCGCGAAGAGCGGCGCGGGCATCGGCGTGCTGGTCGACGGCCAGCTCCGGGCCGGCTTCCCGACGCCCTCGCGCAAGCTCGAGTTCTATTCTCCGACCCTCAAGGACTGGAAGTGGCCCGAGCACGCCGTGCCCACCTATGCGCGGAGCCACGTCCACTGGTCCCAGATCGACCGGACGCGCGGCGAAATGCTGCTCCTGCCGACCTTCAGGCTGCCCACCCTCATCCACTCGCGCTCGGGCAATGCCAAGTGGCTCTACGAAATCTCGCACAACAATCCCCTCTGGCTTCACCCGGAGGACGCGGGGCGATTCGGCGTCGGCACGGGCGATCTCCTCAAGGTCGAGACGGAGATCGGCTTCTTCGTGGACAAGGTCTGGGTGACCGAGTCCATCCGCCCGGGGATCGTCGCCTGCTCGCATCACCTCGGCCGATGGCGGCTTCGCGAGGAGATGGGCGGCGAGCGCTGGTCGACGGCCCTGGTCGACCTCCAGGCGCAGGCGCCGGGGCAGTGGAGGATGCGCCATGTCCACGGAGTCCGGCCCTTCGAGAGCGCGGATCCGGACTCCTCGCGCGTGTGGTGGGAGGATCCCGGCGTCCACCAGAACCTGACCTTTCCCGTCCACCCCGACCCGGTGAGCGGGCAGCACTGCTGGCATCAAAAGGTGCGCGTGGGCCGGCCGGCCGCTGACGATCGCTACGGCGATGTCTTCGTGGACACCAATCGGGCGCATGAGGTCTACCGGCAGTGGCTGGCCATGACGCGTCCCGCCCCGGGACCCGGCGGCCTCCGCCGGCCCCTGTGGCTGCCGCGCGCGTTCAAGCCCGATGCCGCAACATATCGGCTGGAGCCGTGA
- a CDS encoding thiosulfate oxidation carrier protein SoxY codes for MTDRRLTRRELLATAAAAGMACAWMRHEADAQGFLANLAPEESVEATIKRLFAGRALRDGSAVMTLEAPLIAEDGGNVPLAVEVKSPMTPQSYVKAIYILSDKNPRPLNAKLTLTPACGQAYVATNIRLADTGDVRVVAEMQDGALLMVKRSIRVVVAGCAA; via the coding sequence ATGACCGATCGCCGATTGACCCGGAGGGAGTTGCTGGCGACCGCGGCCGCGGCGGGCATGGCATGCGCCTGGATGCGGCATGAGGCGGACGCCCAGGGCTTCCTCGCCAACCTGGCTCCCGAGGAGTCGGTGGAGGCGACCATCAAGCGGCTTTTCGCCGGTCGGGCGCTCCGAGACGGCTCCGCCGTCATGACGCTCGAGGCTCCGCTCATCGCCGAGGACGGCGGCAATGTCCCGTTGGCCGTCGAGGTCAAGTCGCCGATGACGCCGCAGAGCTACGTCAAGGCCATCTATATCCTCTCGGACAAGAACCCCCGGCCCCTGAATGCCAAGCTCACTCTGACCCCGGCCTGCGGCCAGGCCTATGTCGCGACCAACATTCGTCTGGCCGACACGGGCGACGTGCGCGTCGTGGCCGAGATGCAGGACGGCGCGCTCTTGATGGTCAAGCGGAGTATCCGTGTCGTCGTGGCGGGGTGCGCGGCATGA
- a CDS encoding thiosulfate oxidation carrier complex protein SoxZ, with translation MSALGQVRIKLPAGIARGSVARVRVVCIHPNERVERQGGKSVDKNYRFINRVVVNYLGRDIAELDTSTSIGENPAFTIPFRATEPGALKITFLDTHGSRFEGTAEVKLA, from the coding sequence ATGAGCGCGCTCGGCCAGGTCCGAATCAAGCTGCCCGCGGGCATCGCTCGCGGCTCCGTGGCCCGGGTGCGGGTCGTCTGCATTCATCCCAATGAGCGCGTGGAGCGCCAGGGCGGCAAGTCGGTGGACAAGAACTATCGATTCATTAATCGTGTGGTCGTGAACTACCTCGGACGCGACATCGCGGAGCTCGACACCTCCACCTCCATCGGCGAGAACCCGGCCTTTACCATCCCCTTCCGCGCCACCGAGCCGGGCGCGCTCAAGATCACCTTCCTTGACACGCATGGGTCGCGCTTCGAGGGCACGGCCGAGGTGAAGCTCGCGTGA
- a CDS encoding TlpA disulfide reductase family protein, whose product MRPRGLWAMMALAGMTVSVGIPPVPAQIDDEDERQREQARDRDIQRKVPPWLYDLYRKDRDRDKPKEKTELDKLVEQARVFPLIGREPPPFSLLRLDGRRVALSDFTGHVVVLYFWTTASSYGADELASRMEKVQREWRDRKFTVLAVNVKEKREDVAPWVQKRLLSPVVLLDSDGGVSQDYRVRAIPTAYVIGRDMRLVGRVSGTRAWDEGPEKALLDYLVKAPAS is encoded by the coding sequence GTGAGACCGCGCGGGCTCTGGGCCATGATGGCCCTGGCGGGGATGACCGTCAGCGTCGGCATTCCTCCGGTCCCGGCCCAGATCGACGATGAGGACGAGCGCCAGCGCGAGCAGGCTCGCGATCGAGACATTCAGCGAAAAGTTCCGCCCTGGCTCTATGACCTCTACCGGAAGGATCGCGACCGCGACAAGCCAAAGGAGAAGACCGAGCTCGACAAGCTGGTCGAGCAGGCCAGGGTCTTCCCCCTCATCGGCCGCGAGCCGCCACCCTTCTCGCTCCTTCGCCTCGACGGCCGCCGGGTCGCCCTCTCCGACTTCACCGGGCACGTGGTCGTGCTCTACTTCTGGACGACGGCCTCCTCCTATGGCGCCGACGAGCTCGCCTCACGGATGGAAAAAGTCCAGCGCGAGTGGCGCGACCGGAAGTTCACCGTCCTCGCCGTCAACGTCAAGGAGAAGAGAGAGGACGTCGCCCCCTGGGTGCAGAAGCGCCTGCTCTCGCCCGTGGTGCTCCTCGACAGTGACGGCGGCGTCAGCCAGGACTATCGCGTTCGCGCCATTCCCACGGCGTACGTGATAGGCCGCGACATGAGACTGGTCGGCCGCGTGTCGGGGACTCGCGCCTGGGACGAAGGGCCGGAAAAGGCCCTGCTGGACTACCTCGTCAAAGCGCCGGCCAGCTAG
- a CDS encoding FAD-dependent oxidoreductase, with protein sequence MLTIDLVETDILILGAGGAGLCAALHAADHSPHLSVTVVVKGLLGRAGCTRMVQGGYNAVLAEPDTLEAHFLDTLAGGGWINDQELVWTLVTEAPGRVRELENRYGCFFDRRPDGRIHQKPFAGQSHDRTIHKGDLTGIEIMNRLTEQVWTRRSIRALEEHRAVELLRDGAGRVGGALLLDIRRGSFLAVRARATLLAMGGGPTMYRVIACSADKAADGIALALKAGLPLRDMEMVQFHPTGLVMPNSLMTGALLEEGLRGAGGRLLNGKGERFMGRYDATRMERSTRDRVARACFTEVQEGRGSPNGGVWIDVSHLGAKTVEANFRGMVRRCRDFGRDLAREPVEVGPTAHFMMGGVVIDTSCRTSVEGLFAAGEDAGGIHGANRLGGNGVADSTVFGGLAGEVMADWVVGRALPRFSMEGLEAVAGRLAAPLDRGEGESLYRLQQRLRDVMWEQVGLIRSAPGLKSALKEIEEIGQRAAGVPVPGGPTYNLAWQDWLNLQSQSAAAWLIARSALERNESRGSHFRSDYPETGSELYSVSVGADDSSGLRVWTEPVKLTRLSPTGTRQPTGVDVGD encoded by the coding sequence TTGCTGACCATCGACCTCGTCGAGACTGACATCCTGATCCTCGGAGCCGGTGGCGCCGGACTCTGCGCCGCCCTCCACGCCGCCGACCATTCTCCGCATCTCTCCGTCACCGTGGTGGTCAAGGGACTTCTCGGCCGCGCGGGCTGCACGCGCATGGTCCAGGGCGGCTACAATGCCGTGCTCGCCGAGCCGGACACCCTCGAGGCCCACTTCCTCGACACCCTCGCGGGGGGCGGCTGGATCAATGACCAGGAGCTGGTGTGGACACTGGTGACGGAAGCCCCGGGACGCGTGCGCGAGCTCGAGAATCGCTATGGCTGCTTCTTCGACCGGCGCCCCGACGGCCGCATCCATCAGAAGCCCTTCGCCGGCCAGTCGCACGACCGCACCATCCACAAGGGCGATCTGACGGGCATCGAGATCATGAACCGGCTCACGGAGCAGGTGTGGACGCGCCGGTCCATTCGAGCCCTCGAGGAGCACCGGGCGGTGGAGCTCCTCCGGGACGGCGCCGGCCGCGTGGGCGGGGCGCTCCTCCTCGATATCCGGCGGGGGAGCTTTCTCGCCGTGCGCGCCCGGGCCACGCTCCTCGCCATGGGCGGCGGGCCCACCATGTACCGGGTCATCGCGTGTTCCGCCGACAAGGCGGCCGACGGCATCGCGCTGGCCCTCAAGGCCGGCCTGCCCCTCCGGGACATGGAGATGGTGCAGTTCCACCCCACGGGGCTGGTGATGCCCAACTCGCTCATGACGGGCGCTCTGCTCGAAGAGGGTCTGCGCGGAGCGGGTGGGCGCCTGCTCAATGGAAAGGGCGAGCGCTTCATGGGCCGCTACGACGCCACGCGAATGGAGCGCTCGACGCGGGATCGGGTGGCGCGCGCATGTTTCACGGAGGTGCAGGAGGGACGGGGTAGTCCCAATGGCGGCGTGTGGATCGACGTCTCGCACCTCGGCGCCAAGACGGTGGAGGCCAACTTCCGCGGGATGGTCCGGCGCTGTCGTGATTTCGGCCGGGATCTCGCCCGCGAGCCGGTCGAAGTCGGGCCGACCGCCCACTTCATGATGGGCGGGGTGGTGATCGATACGTCTTGCCGCACGAGCGTCGAGGGACTCTTCGCGGCCGGCGAGGATGCGGGCGGCATCCACGGCGCCAACCGCCTCGGCGGCAATGGCGTGGCCGACTCCACCGTCTTCGGGGGCCTGGCGGGCGAGGTCATGGCCGACTGGGTGGTGGGCCGCGCGCTGCCGCGCTTCTCGATGGAAGGGCTCGAGGCGGTTGCCGGGCGTCTGGCCGCCCCCCTCGATCGCGGAGAAGGGGAGAGCCTCTACAGGCTGCAGCAGCGGCTGCGCGACGTGATGTGGGAGCAAGTGGGGCTGATCCGCTCGGCCCCCGGGCTCAAGTCGGCCCTCAAGGAGATCGAGGAGATCGGCCAGCGCGCGGCGGGCGTGCCCGTGCCGGGCGGCCCCACGTACAACCTGGCCTGGCAGGACTGGCTCAACCTCCAGAGCCAGTCCGCCGCGGCCTGGCTCATCGCGCGGAGCGCGCTCGAGCGGAACGAGAGCCGAGGCTCACACTTCCGCTCCGACTATCCTGAGACCGGCTCCGAGCTCTACAGCGTCTCCGTGGGCGCCGACGACAGCTCGGGGCTGCGCGTGTGGACGGAGCCGGTGAAGCTCACGCGTCTCTCGCCCACCGGCACGCGCCAGCCCACGGGCGTGGACGTGGGCGATTGA
- a CDS encoding succinate dehydrogenase — protein sequence MRDRRVLKRRLGSAEAWRDTKAGMWAWLIQRLAALGLLAVIALHLHNPFARPVQAAVLALVLLHGLLGIRAILLDFGLPARVHRALFLLALVVALAGFVAFWRWRWY from the coding sequence ATGCGCGACCGACGAGTGCTCAAGCGGCGGCTCGGCTCGGCCGAGGCCTGGCGGGACACCAAGGCCGGCATGTGGGCCTGGCTCATCCAGCGCCTGGCCGCCCTCGGGCTCCTGGCCGTGATCGCGCTCCATCTGCACAATCCCTTCGCGCGGCCCGTGCAGGCCGCCGTGCTCGCCCTGGTTCTCCTGCATGGGCTGCTGGGCATCCGCGCCATCCTCCTCGACTTCGGCCTGCCCGCCCGCGTGCATCGCGCCCTGTTCCTCCTCGCGCTCGTCGTCGCCCTGGCGGGATTCGTCGCGTTCTGGAGATGGCGATGGTACTGA
- a CDS encoding succinate dehydrogenase/fumarate reductase iron-sulfur subunit produces the protein MVLKVFRWSPGSRERLQKYWVKARQGMTVLDALVEVQRGTDPTLAFRYACRVGMCGSCGMVINGRERWACRTLLSKLERGAVTVRPLYHFPLIRDLVVEMEPIKRKMLESKAVFVPRRPAEDEAGFAAVGGRSRERRAVDAAIECIGCGMCVSACTMVAHDPRFPGPAALNRVFTLQRDSRDGAHAERGEALLAEDVLTRCHTQANCTAVCPMQLSPTDSILALRRRAVLRLIGISPR, from the coding sequence ATGGTACTGAAGGTCTTCCGCTGGTCGCCGGGCTCACGCGAGCGCTTGCAGAAGTACTGGGTGAAGGCACGCCAGGGCATGACCGTGCTCGATGCCCTCGTCGAGGTCCAGCGCGGCACGGATCCCACGCTGGCCTTCCGCTACGCCTGCCGGGTGGGCATGTGCGGCTCCTGCGGCATGGTCATCAATGGACGGGAGCGGTGGGCCTGCCGCACCTTGCTGTCCAAGCTCGAGCGCGGCGCCGTGACGGTGCGGCCGCTCTACCACTTCCCGCTCATTCGGGACCTCGTGGTGGAGATGGAGCCGATCAAGCGGAAAATGCTCGAGAGCAAGGCCGTGTTCGTGCCGCGGCGGCCCGCCGAAGACGAGGCGGGATTCGCCGCCGTGGGTGGCCGCTCGCGCGAGCGCCGCGCTGTGGATGCCGCCATCGAGTGCATCGGGTGCGGCATGTGCGTCTCGGCCTGCACCATGGTCGCCCATGATCCTCGCTTTCCCGGTCCCGCCGCCCTCAATCGGGTCTTCACGCTGCAGCGGGACAGCCGGGACGGGGCGCATGCCGAGCGCGGCGAGGCGCTCCTCGCCGAGGATGTCCTCACGCGCTGCCACACCCAGGCCAATTGCACGGCCGTCTGTCCCATGCAGCTCTCGCCCACCGACTCCATCCTCGCCCTCCGGCGCCGCGCCGTTCTGCGGCTGATAGGCATCAGCCCGCGCTGA